TGAATTACTTGATTGTTTCGACATATTTACACTTGCGTTGTGATTTTTATCATTTTGACCTGTGCTTGGCAGTAGAGTCTCTGATGGGTTCTCTAAGGCTTATAATTTGGTTGGTACATTGCGATGAATAATGGAATTATATAGGTGCAAGCTACAGCTACACAAGCTTTATAAAATTTATATTTGAGCAAATCATTGCTGGAGCTAGACTGTATCACTGAAACTTTTGAAGTGTCCATCCATAGCTAGTTGATTGATTTTGTATCATTGTTGATCTAGAAATATTGCTGTTGACCAAATAATTGAAAATGTCGAGACTTGCAAAATAATGGAATATTAGTAGAACAGAAACACCTACACCTATTTGTTGTGCAGCCTGTATCTTTCCCTTGCATAAGTAGCTTCGCATCAGATGCACACCCTGTTTGTTTGGCAATGCTATTGTTAACAGTTTATGCATCTTCTTGATTCTAGAAAAACTAATTGTCCTACTACGAGATGGACGAAAGCTGCTTGGCACCCTCTGCTCATTCGATCAGTTTGGTATGCCACTTTCTACATCCTCTCCTTCACATATTTTGATGCCATCAGATCTTCTTTAATGTTTTAGTTTGCAGCAAATGTTGTTCTTCAGGGTGCTTGTGAACGAGTAATTGTGGGCGAATTATATTGTGATGTTCCTCTTGGTTTATATGTGATCCGGGGAGAGAATGTTGTATTAATTGGAGAACTGGTAATTATCTCTTGTGCACTATGAAATGCCCATGGTCAAATCCATTCTCCCATATTAATGCTATAGATCTGGTATTGCATTGAGCAGGATCGTGAGAAGGACGAACTCCCTAGTCACATGACTTGTGTTTCAGAGGCT
This region of Triticum aestivum cultivar Chinese Spring chromosome 2D, IWGSC CS RefSeq v2.1, whole genome shotgun sequence genomic DNA includes:
- the LOC123053420 gene encoding sm-like protein LSM1B, whose translation is MSWAGPDEILLSTSLAGFLDKKLIVLLRDGRKLLGTLCSFDQFANVVLQGACERVIVGELYCDVPLGLYVIRGENVVLIGELDREKDELPSHMTCVSEAEIRTAEKAEKEARDLKGTMRKRMEFLDFD